A portion of the Myripristis murdjan chromosome 13, fMyrMur1.1, whole genome shotgun sequence genome contains these proteins:
- the unc119a1 gene encoding protein unc-119 homolog A isoform X2 yields MIDFTRFKIRDMETGTVLFEITKPPMPAGIRKDCDPNAGRFVRYQFTPAFLQLRQVGATVEFTVGDTPINNFRMIERHYFREQLLKSFDFEFGFCMPSSKNTCEHIYEFPALSEEIIREMILHPYETQSDSFYFVDNKLVMHNKADYSYSGGP; encoded by the exons ATGATCGACTTCACCAGATTTAAGATCCGGGACATGGAGACGGGGACGGTCCTATTTGAGATCACTAAACCTCCAATGCCAG CGGGCATCAGAAAGGACTGTGACCCCAATGCCGGCCGCTTTGTCCGATACCAGTTCACCCCGGCCTTCCTGCAGCTGCGGCAGGTCGGAGCCAC AGTGGAATTTACTGTAGGAGACACGCCCATCAACAACTTCCGCATGATCGAGAGGCACTACTTCCGCGAGCAGCTGCTCAAGAGCTTTGATTTCGAGTTTGGCTTCTGCATGCCAAGCAGCAAGAACACATGCGAGCACATCTACGAGTTTCCTGCGCTGTCTGAGGAAATCA TCCGTGAGATGATCCTGCACCCGTACGAGACACAGTCCGACAGCTTCTACTTCGTGGACAACAAGTTGGTGATGCACAACAAGGCAGACTACTCCTACAGCGGGGGGCCATAG
- the foxn1 gene encoding forkhead box protein N1 translates to MTDSPASTFSPSKNSSSSSSKSQALSLQATMHTCEPCGTSCQQMAESQNKECQNVFTLHGSTPFSLRAAGLNRSDSTDGAISSGSGSMLGQGGDSDRFHPYRRQFSDGAVKGASFLQHCPTASYTSPDSCSAAHSSSREATSSWDEYNGSFQASRLVGSQDTYPELPAAPVDPTCVLSQSHTPCSSGSPLQQFSSRLYTTNGQSSGSKYSHQCLSGPSQQESTAPSPFPKPIYSYSILIFMALKNSKTGSLPVSEIYSFMTEHFPYFKTAPDGWKNSVRHNLSLNKCFEKVENKSGNSSRKGCLWALNPAKVEKMQEELHKWRRKDPFSKSMLRPEDLDHLLGERPDKLKSVPLYNNRTSLSRFAQTYNTASSSFTSPQVRESIRHPQCSRISDLSQRSCYLPPAAPHPSNSFPLYSSCRQHSSSDIASTMESLNQSIAGKMPPVHSTAMQAEYSVAPRSMQDFLLEGDTSYDIDMLNPSLTDLQFQGNLWEELRQDSLMSDPDVRAVITTASTSALPSPQTPQTSSLHSMPCVSQSSEMIAFGRRKGEVYDEIGGSSVDQHISGLHPMVYSGVESLAGYLTACTTSISLL, encoded by the exons ATGACAGATTCCCCAGCTTCTACATTTTCCCCAAGCAAgaacagcagcagtagcagcagcaaaTCTCAAGCATTATCCCTTCAGGCCACCATGCACACCTGCGAGCCCTGTGGGACCTCCTGCCAGCAGATGGCAGAATCACAG AATAAAGAGTGCCAAAATGTCTTCACCCTGCACGGGAGCACCCCGTTCAGCTTGAGGGCTGCAGGGCTGAACAGGAGCGACAGCACTGATGGAGCCATCAGCTCAGGGTCTGGATCAATGCTGGGGCAAGGCGGAGACTCTGACCGTTTCCATCCCTACCGTCGACAGTTCAGTGATGGAGCTGTTAAGGGTGCAAGTTTTCTCCAGCATTGCCCAACAGCTTCCTACACCAGCCCTGAtagctgctctgctgcacatAGCTCAAGCAGGGAGGCAACATCATCGTGGGACGAATACAACGGCAGCTTTCAGGCTTCCAGACTTGTG ggcTCTCAAGACACTTACCCAGAGCTACCAGCTGCACCAGTGGATCCCACCTGTGtcctgtcacaaagccacacccCCTGCAGCTCGGGCAGCCCTCTGCAGCAG TTCTCGTCTAGACTGTACACTACAAATGGCCAGTCCAGCGGCTCAAAATATTCTCACCAGTGTCTCTCTGGGCCGTCACAGCAGGAAAGCACTGCACCCTCCCCTTTCCCAAAGCCCATTTACTCATACAG TATCCTGATATTCATGGCTCTGAAGAACAGCAAAACAGGAAGCCTGCCAGTCAGTGAGATCTACAGCTTCATGACTGAACACTTCCCATATTTCAAG ACAGCTCCTGATGGATGGAAGAACTCTGTGCGTCACAACCTGTCTCTGAACAAGTGTTTTGAGAAGGTGGAGAACAAGAGTGGAAACTCGTCCCGTAAAGGCTGCCTGTGGGCTCTCAATCCAGCCAAGGTGGAGAAGatgcaggaggagctgcacaAGTGGCGTCGCAAAGACCCGTTTAGTAAGAGCATGTTGAGGCCAG AGGACCTCGACCATCTGCTGGGAGAGAGACCCGACAAGCTCAAGTCTGTGCCACTCTACAACAACCGAACATCGCTGTCCAGATTTGCCCAAACATACAACACCGCCAGTTCATCCTTCACCTCACCCCAAGTCCGAGAATCCATTCGACACCCTCAGTGCTCCCGCATTTCAGATTTGTCTCAGCGCTCCTGCTACCTTCCCCCTGCTGCCCCTCATCCCAGCAACTCATTCCCCCTCTACTCATCTTGTAGACAGCATTCTTCATCCGACATCGCATCCACTATGGAAAGCCTGAACCAATCCATCGCTGGGAAGATGCCACCAGTTCACAGCACTGCCATGCAGGCTGAGTACAGTGTTGCCCCCAGGAGCATGCAGGACTTCCTGTTGGAGGGGGACACAAGTTACGACATTGACATGCTCAACCCCAGTCTGACTGACCTGCAGTTCCAAG GTAACCTTTGGGAGGAGCTCAGACAAGACAGCTTGATGTCAGATCCGGATGTCAGAGCTGTTATCACCACTGCCTCCACCTCTGCCCTGCCTTCCCCACAGACCCCACAGACCAGCAGTCTGCATTCCATGCCCTGTGTCAGTCAATCCTCAGAGATGATCGCTTTTGGTCGGAGAAAAGGAGAGGTCTACGATGAGATTGGTGGAAGTAGTGTGGACCAGCACATCAGTGGACTGCATCCGATGGTTTATTCAGGGGTGGAGAGTTTGGCTGGGTATCTGACTGCATGCACCACCTCTATCTCCTTACTCTGA